In Daphnia pulex isolate KAP4 chromosome 7, ASM2113471v1, one genomic interval encodes:
- the LOC124198066 gene encoding LOW QUALITY PROTEIN: cytochrome P450 4C1-like (The sequence of the model RefSeq protein was modified relative to this genomic sequence to represent the inferred CDS: deleted 1 base in 1 codon), with translation MIVGILVAVLLFLLALLFLVHHRWECSSFVKTIDLIPGPKRKPIVGNAMDLPKESHQIMQTIQGKWVKQFGRVYRSWLGFRTFVHISTPMLMEKMLTSQTFIDKGKSYSILRPWLGEGLLLASGNKWRRSRRLLTPAFHFQILDNFFDVFNKNADILCEQLTIANTPVKGDSVEEVDVFPLLKKCTLDIICEAAMGIKINAQLEDSEYIRNVHKISEIVVERFFSFGHFLPDWMYHLTPKGREHMKLLKQIHGFTSKVIRERKEEIAREEIQKENDDGAPDGIKKRRAFLDLMLLSVKDGVELSDLDIRNEVDTFMFEGHDTTASALVWFLYCMATNSEQQVLVQEELNEVFGDSDRPCTMEDTTKLKYLDCCIKESLRLYPAVPNITRYMSEDSELGGYKIPSGASVSLQIYALHRNEEFFPDPDVFNPDRFQTNESIGRHAFAFVPFSAGPRNCIGQRFAMFEEKVLASSLLRRFKFSYDIAKHGPPRANAELVLRPRDGMPLKLVSCPR, from the exons ATGATTGTAGGAATCCTTGTTGCGGTTTTACTATTTCTACTAGCGCTGCTATTCCTAGTACACCACAGGTGGGAATGCTCTTCGTTTGTGAAAACGATTGACCTAATTCCCGGACCGAAGAGGAAGCCCATCGTAGGCAACGCTATGGACCTGCCAAAGGAAAGTCACC AAATTATGCAAACTATCCAAGGAAAGTGGGTAAAACAATTCGGCCGCGTCTACCGCTCTTGGCTCGGGTTCCGGACGTTTGTGCATATCTCGACGCCAATGCTCATGGag AAAATGCTCACGAGTCAGACCTTCATAGACAAAGGAAAATCTTATAGCATCCTGAGACCATGGCTGGGCGAAGGACTTTTGCTGGCATCAG GGAATAAGTGGAGAAGGAGCCGCCGTCTTTTGACACCTGCATTTCACTTCCAGATCCTTGACAATTTCTTTGACGTTTTTAACAAAAACGCTGATATCCTTTGTGAGCAATTAACCATAGCCAACACCCCAGTCAAAGGCGACTCTGTTGAGGAGGTTGATGTTTTTCCCCTA TTGAAAAAGTGTACCCTCGACATTATCTGCG AAGCTGCAATGGGAATTAAAATTAACGCCCAGCTGGAAGACTCGGAATATATTAGAAACGTACACAA GATTTCTGAAATTGTTGTAGAGAGGTTCTTCTCGTTTGGACATTTTTTACCTGATTGGATGTACCACCTCACGCCAAAAGGAAGAGAACACATGAAATTGTTAAAGCAAATTCATGGTTTCACTTCTAAG GTCattcgtgaaagaaaagaagaaatcgctcgtgaagaaatacaaaaagaaaatgatgatggagCTCCTGATGGAATTA aAAAGCGAAGAGCTTTCCTTGATTTGATGCTTTTATCTGTGAAGGATGGAGTCGAGCTCAGTGACCTCGACATACGCAACGAAGTGGACACATTTATGTTCGAA GGACACGATACCACCGCATCTGCCCTTGTTTGGTTTCTCTACTGTATGGCCACAAATTCGGAGCAACAG GTCCTAGTGCAGGAAGAACTGAACGAGGTGTTTGGAGATTCCGATCGTCCCTGCACGATGGAAGACACAACTAAATTAAAATACCTCGATTGCTGCATCAAAGAATCACTCCGGCTCTATCCGGCCGTTCCCAACATTACAAGATACATGAGTGAAGATTCAGAATTGGGCGGATACAAAATCCCATCCGGTGCTTCCGTCTCCCTACAAATCTACGCTCTTCACCGTAACGAAGAATTTTTTCCTGACCCTGACGTTTTTAATCCCGACCGTTTCCAGACGAATGAAAGTATCGGTAGACACGCGTTCGCATTCGTCCCATTCAGCGCAGGACCTCGAAACTGCATTG GTCAGAGGTTCGCTATGTTTGAAGAGAAAGTCTTGGCTTCGTCTCTACTCCGacgttttaaattttcctacGACATTGCTAAGCATGGGCCGCCAAGAGCCAACGCTGAATTAGTCCTGAGACCTAGAGATGGCATGCCATTGAAACTTGTCTCTTGTCCGCGTtga